tcacctgaacCGGGGGCTCTAGTGCCTAGCCCAGAGAGTGGCGAGGACCAGTGAGGCTCCACATGAAAAGTCCTTggccctggcacacagtaggtcttcATTAACAGCTGctattaatttttcttagaaatgcagagtcgCAGTAAAAGTCAAGCGCactatttattcatctattagagagggagagagcggggtggggggaggggcagaggcggaaggagagagagaaccttaagcaggctccacgcccagcacagagcccgacacggggctcaatctcacgaccctgagatcatgacctgagctaaaatcaagagtgggacgcttaactgactgagccacccaggcgccccaagtgcaCTATTTGAAACCAAAATGGTTTAATTCGCCTTGCTTGGGACACGCCCCACCCAGCCGTAGTTAACCTCCATAGTCGACTGCAGCTCCTTCAGCTCTCAGCTCCGCCGGCCTTGCTCTCCAGCCCGTGACTGGGCCTCCGTGGGACCAGGCGCCTGGCCTGCCCAGCTCCTCACAGCTGCAGCGTAACATAGAGATGAAGAAGTTTAACATGCGTCTTCCATTGGCTGGGAGCTCCATGTGGGCAGTAAGTATATCTTGTATTACCCGCTGTATCCCCGGGGCTTTGCACCCTACCTGCCATAGGATGGGGACTCCAGAAATACCGAGTATATatgagagagcgagggagagagacagggagagacagagagagaaagagagagagagagacagacaaggaaagatagagacagacagggagagacatacacacagagagatggagacagagaaagacacacacacacacacacacacacacacacacacacacacacacggagggagagccagaagagaggaaggagggaaaggaggaaggacaaTGGAAGGAGCATTGACCTCCCACTTCTCTGAGACTCTGTTCCCACTCACAGGGACTTGCTTGCAGAAGCTGCCAGGTAACTTGAACCAGGAGGCCTTGGAGAAGCGCGGGGTATTTCTGGGGCTGTCCtatgggggcagggaaggagaggggacagGCGGAGTCAGAACGCTGTCTTCTTATGGCTGAGGCTCCGAATGGGTACTTGTCAGGGAAGCATCAAAACCAGGATTTGAGCGGAGGGCCTGCACTCTTCCCCTCTGTACCCCAGTCCCCCATGGCCGTGCACAACTCGCACGAAGCATCCCCACTCGTTCCCCAGTGGGCACTCTGTGAGGTCGTGCGTGGGCAGGTGATGAGACGAGAAGCATGGGAACAAGCTCCCTGGAACTGAAAAGACCCTGGCCCCCTCAGCAGGTTCCTCGTCCCCCAGGCTCCGTTTGCCCATCTGGGAGCTAAGTTAAGGATGGCAGCCTCACTGGGTTTGGAGACACCTAACCGAGAAGGTGGTCATGCAAGAATCCAGGAAGCGCCTGGCACCCGCTAGGTCCTCAACAGACAGCAATCCTGAACCGTTTCCAcattttaggaagaaagaaagcaaggccCGGAAAGGTGATGTGATGGTCCCAGTTTCATGTAGTAGCAAATGATGGTGGCTTGAAAAGGAAGTCTAACTCTTCCGATTTCTGAGCAACTTTCCTATACTCATCACTGCGTGGGACAGACCCATCATAGCCCACCAAGAGGAGCCAGGTCAGGAGCACCTGGAACCCCGAAGAGTAGCTTCGCTCTCCCCAGCTGCAAGTTCTGAACAAGACAGAGATGGTGATTGTGATCGGAAGCTCAGTGGGTGGAacgggcctggggtgggaggcagggtgcCTTCCCAGACGCAGCAAGGGAGGGAGGTCTATGTGCAGAGCGCCCACCCAGCAGGAGGACATGGATGGGAGAGGCGGGCTGGCCGTGGGTCCTGGTATAATGGGCTTTCGGGTCTGCTGGTCTCAGCACCAGGCTGGCCCCACACGCACTATCCCAGCAGCAGCTCCTGTCAGTCAGCTATTGGAAATGGAAGAGGGCACCCGCCGGGGAAGGGGAGCTGGGTGCCTCAGGGCAAACGGAGACTGGGGGACGAGGAACCTGCTGAGGGGGCCAGGGTCTTTTCAGTTCCAGGGAGCTCGTTCCCATGCTTCTCGTCTCATCACCTGCCCACGCACGACCTCACAGAGTGCCCATTGGGGAACGAGTGGGGATGCTTCGTGCGAGTTGTGCACGGCCATGGGGGACTGGGGTACAGAGGGGAAGAGTGCAGGCCCTCCGCTCAAATCCTGGTTTTGATGCTTCCCTGACAAGTACCCATTCGGAGCCTCAGTCCTTCTGTCTGTCATTTACGGATGGCAGTGGTGCCTACCTCTTAGGATCGTTGATGAAATTCAGTGACAGGGAGCATGTAGCGCATGGAGCCCATGGAAAGTAAAGTAAAGTTTTCCTGACTTCGCTGGTGCTGTTGTTACTCTTACTAGAATCCCTGCCCGTGATCCCATTTCAGGGAGCATGCGCCCTGCTCAGTCCGTGGAGATCTTAAACAAGAATTGCTTTCGGTCGCTCATTCACTTCACCGGCAAACGTGAATAGAGCCCCCAGCGCATGACCACGACGTGCAGGTAGCAGAGATACGCAGGTGGGCGTGCCTCGGTCTGCGGGAAAACAGAGCAAGGTGAGAGCCACAGTGAGCTAGGATGGGGCTGGAATAGAGAAATGAGCCCCGCTTAGGCtcccttctacctctgcctggGAGAATCACAGCAGGTTTCATAGAGGAGGCAATCCTTGGTTGAAAGGTAGACAAAGAGGAAGGGTGGAACAGGGGTTAGGGAGGAAAGGGCATTCTTGGATGCAAAAGCATGAGGCCAGAGAGATCACGCATGACAGGGAAAGAGCAGGGCTTTAGACAGCTCACTTTGGCAGCCTCTGGACAAAGTatcaggggcagggagagatggtAAGGCTGGGGCAGGAAAGTAATTTGGAGCCATTGAAACGATCCAGGTGAAAGATGGTCAGCAGTGGattggggagcagcagaggggtgGCGCTGGGGGTTGACGAGATGCCGCGAAGAAAGagatggccccagggtcctggcgTGGGGGTCTGGGTACAAGGGGATGGTTTCTCCTGAGAAAGTGACCACAGGAGAGGAGCAGGTTTGGGTGTGTGCGTGggtatgtgggtgtgtgtttgtgtagggGTGAATTCAGTCTGGCATGTGTTGAATTTGCAATGCTTGTGAGACATTCAAGTTGGAAACTTATTGGGTGGCCATATATGTGAGTCTGTGGTGATGGCCAGACCTGGcgaggagcagggctggggttGGAGTGATCAGTACATATTTGGTAGCTTGAAATGGGGGCGTAGACGAGATAACCCATAGAAAGTgtgtaaaattagaaaagaaagcaCCAGGAAACCAGGTGATTGccaatatttaactttttagaagaggaagaggaggccaCCAGCAGAAACTGGGAAGGAATGTTGCTAAGGCAGTTTTTAAGAAGGAGGAAGTGAAGAGCTGTCATGTAGTACAGAGGTCAAGGAGGGCAAGAACTGAAGAAGGTCTTTGAGTTTGGCAGTTGGGTGGTCAGTGGCGACCGTGGCAAAAGTAGTTTCTGTGGAGCAATGGGTGGGCAGAAACCAGATTACCAGAAACCAGTGGTGTAGAGGAGTAAGAGGGAGTTGAGGAACTGGCCACCAAGTCTACACTGCTTGTTGGAGGAGCTTGGCTTTGGGGCAAAGCAGAGAAGCCCCTAATGGTTTGACTTAACCTCTAGGAAACACCAAATCATTCATATCCTGGCTCAAACTCCAGCAGTTCCAGGCCATGGTTTGGCCTCCAGAAGGGCCTCCCACTCCTCCTCAGCCTCTCCTATCCTGTCTATTAGTCCATCAGAGCCCAGTTGAAGCaacacctcttccaggaagccctctctgcctgccctctGGTAGCACTGAAAATTTGTATCTTCCAGTTTGTATAAGGTCTGTCCTTCTGTGTCCACTCAACACAGTGCCTTGTTTTACTGATGAATAGGTTCATTCTGTTTGTCTAGCTGTCTTAGCTACATTAAGCTAGAGACTACCTCTGAGTAtttggtgaatggatgaatgaatgaatgagcaagtgagtgaatgaaccaataaatacatgaatgccGCAGAACACAGAGGCTGGCTCGGGGTTGTGCCCATGGCAGGTAGGGCTCAGAACATTAATGGGTTTATACTCGGAGCAAAACTCAGCTGGAGTTTCTCCAGGTGTGAAGTTCAAGTTGATTAATTAATGCAACATATAATTGGAAAACTCCTTCTATGATCTGGGTAGAGTTCTAGGCAGTAAATGAGAAAGACAAAGTCCTTGTTCTCGTGGAACTTACTTCTTCCTGGGGGAGACAGACCATTGTCAAGAAACCAATATATAAGCAAGATCGTGTGATTTTGGTAAATGCTCGGATGGAAATACATGGAATGATATGGAACGAAGTAACTTGATGTGAGAGTGGGATGGGGGATGGTTTCTTTAGAAAGAGTTCTCGAGAAAGCTTCTCTGACGAGGTGAgctttgagctgagacctgataGACGGAAGGAGCCAGTATGAAGGCTCGGCTTGGCCCATGAAGTGGAAACCAGCGTGAGAAGGATCCTTACACCACTGAGGCGGGGCAAGTAGACAAGAGCCAGACTACCACTTGCAGGCAGTGGGCATGAGTTTGGATCAGTTGTTAGTGCAGAAGGAAGACACTGAACGGGGAGCATGGGGACGACGGGCTCTGATGTATGTCATCAAGCATGGCGGCCTGGGCTAGGGAGGCGGCAGCAGACATGGAGAAAAGTGGGTGGACTGGGAGATACTGAAGGGTggcgagtggggtgggggagccacGGACTGCAAAGACTTAATGTCGCCTGCCCCGTGGCGAGGACTCAGTCTGCGAGAGGAGGTGCCAGGAGGTGATAGAGGGTAGTCCGAGTGGTGAATCTGGGAATGGGGACATCTGAGTCCAGTCTGGGGCACTCTCCATGGCTGAGATGTGGAGACTGGACTGGGGCCCTTTGGGCTCCAGCAGTCTTGGTCAGTGTCCATCCCTGGGGCGTCCAAACAGGGAAGTGTCAAAGCAGCTGCTGTTGAGGCTGATTTCACAGAGCAATGGCCTGGGTCCTTATCTCCCTGCGGCTCAGCCCTGGGATGATGTTGGGCCTTTCACCACCTCTTATCTTATCTGCCCCACAGGGATGTTGGCCAAGCCCAGTTTCCAGGCGGTTGGTCAGCCCCAGAGGTCCAGCTCCCGGAGGACATCACCGCTGTGGGGGCAGAGCTTGGAACTAGAAGGGACTTTCCAGCCTGTTATGGTctaagggggagggggtggggggaacctcTGGCCTGGATCGaacctctctttctctgcccgtATTTCCTGACCTGCTGACCCTGGATTCTTTTCCAGGAACTCCTCAAGCCCATTCCTTTGGGAAGCCCTGTGCCAACCCCCTCCGCCAACTGCACTAACTATAACTTTCATCCTGGGAAGGCCCTGGTCTTGACGTGCCACACCATCTTATTACTCTTCTATGCTGTATGACAAATTGACACAAATTTAGCAACATTTGTAGCTtgtgaggcagggagggaatgTGTGGGTCAGAAGGCCCTAAGTGGGCCCCATGTGGGTTCAAGTCAACCTAAATTTATGTCACTGGCACCAGATGTAGACATCAGTCTCTTGAGAGTTGGATTAATGTGGGTCAGTCCCAAAGACCTGGATCACTTCTAGACCTATGAACACGAGTAGCTGTCATTTACTGAGCAGTGACTACATGCTAGTTCTAGTGTTAAATGCTGCCTCAGTCAGGGCCCTGTGGCAGGCAGACGAACCTCTCCCTCAGCGATctgagcagaaaaatgaaatttattaaatGGAAAGGAGATagttcagtaaaattgcaggaagAGAACCAGGGGCCAAAACCAGGCTGTAGGATGGGTGTGGGGAGGCCCCAGCTGCTGCTGTGATTCAGACCCTGTGGCTGGCAGCGTAGGGCCTGGACCCCGGACTCCCCTCTAGCACTGCGGTCACTGCCACCCAGGAACTGGGTCTACACCCTTGCACCAGAAGGGAGAGGTCTTCTTGGCCCCCACTTCTTGATCACGAGCTCCAGATGCCAAGTCTTGACTGGATGCTCCTATTCGATAGAGCCCTAGTCATATGccagcactgcaagggaggctgggaatcTATTTGGCACTTTCTTTTCAAGAACAAGAGGCCTACTCCCCACCAAGATTCGCAGGAAGTGGGATTCCAGAAACCAGAAGGCAGtgagggggctgggtggctcatgTCCGCTACCCACACACTGTCTCGTTTGTTCCTTCTGATGACCCAGTGAGGTAGGGATAGTTGTCCCCACTTTATCAACAATGATaatgaggtacagagaggttaaggaacgtgtccagggtcacacagctttgAAGTGGTAGACCCTAGATTCAGACTTGGACTGTCTGTCGGGAGAGGGTCCCGAACCCACACTCTCAGCCGCTGCTCTCACCCCCCAGTGGATGTTGACCAAATGGAATTTCTAGGGCCACTAAGCTGTGGATTTCACACCCTGGACTGTGTGGCTTAAAGGAGAGACTTCCCTCAGGGTTGGGGAGGCTGAGCAGCAACTGACCTCTGAGCATTGGCCCTACCCGGTCATTGTCTGACTGTAATAGCTTTGTCCAACAGGCAAAGTGGCCCTGCAGGGGGGCCTGGGGACGGGGGTGAGGCTGAATGCAGCTCAAAGCTCCTTGTCTTTGCTGTTTTTGAGTCATGTCCTTGGTTCCTGCATTCTGTCTCCTTAAGTCAGTGGACATGAGGGGAAGGATATCTCCATTCTTTGACTCAAGATGGGAtgtcctcggggcgcctgggtggctcagttgtttgagtgaccagctcttgatttcggctccagtcgtgatctctgggtcatgggatcgagccccatggcgggctccatgctcagcggggagtctgcttcttccctctctttccctctccttctgcccccgctctgctcactctctctctctctaaaataaataaatcttaaaaaaaaaaaaaaaaagatgggatgTACTCTGTTTTCCCCACCTCTTTCCAATGTGTACTCTGTTAACTTTAGTTACACAAGAAAGGACACTGTCCTTTGCTAATGCCAAGGTCATTCCATCCTCACTACACCTTTGCTCATGCCCGGATCGCCCTGTTTCCCTCCCCTTTGTTTACCACCTATATCCATCCAGGGGTGAGTCAGCTCCTTGTTTTCATGGAgacttttgtttttacaaatggGAAAGCAATACGCAACTTTGTAAAAGTGTTCTTACTTATAGGTGCTTTTATTTCCAAAGGATAGTCTCTGAAGAGTGAAATTGAGCAAGTGACACGCACACCTTTAATCTTAATAGATATTGACAGATTTATTTCCCCAATCCCTGTGGCAGTTCACGTTCCCATTAGTGAAGCAGAGGAGCTGTGTATTCTGGAAAAGCTCCCTGGGAGATTCTGAAGTGCAGCCCAGGATAAGAACCACCGGTTCAAGGCAGGCCCAGAACGGCCCCCAGGCTCCTAAAAGGGGTGGCAGGAGAGAATCTGGAAGCAGATGAGTGGGCTCTCCAGGGAAGTGAGGAAACACTTCTTATCAGACCTCCCATTTCCTTCAGGTTGGGGAAACCCTCCTTTCTCTGGGGAACTTCCTCCAAGACCCCTCTATAAAATGTCACTGCgggatggagagaaggagagTCTGAGCTTTGTGAACTCCTCAGGAGCCAGGAAGACCTCTGGGCAAGTAAGCGCTTTCCCTGTCGTGGTGGAGCTGATTTCGGGTATGTGTTCACCCTCTGGGGGGGCGCCCAGCCCAGGCTGAGAAGTTCTGCAGGGCTGGCTGGGACTGTGTGTAGCGGCTTTCAGGGGTCGGCAGGGGCAAGACTCCTCTTCTCATCCTTGCCTTTCATACTCCTTCTGAGGCACGTGACAGCTCTCCTTGTCCGGGGAGGGAAGAGCGTGGAGGACATGGGAGTGTGTGTGGCTTTCAGAGCTTTGAGGCGGGGAAGCACTATCTAAGCATTGCTGGGAAGGCCGACAATCACTGGTTCTCGGTTCTCTCTTATTTCATAGACTCTGAGGGGTCCGTTCAGTACAAACCAATAAAGGTAATATTCCCTTCTTCACATGCACACCCGCAGGAAGGCCAGGCTTGGCTGCCTGTCGTGGTCTGGCCTCACTCCATTCAGACAGGTTCCCAGCATCCCGGAGTTTCAGGGACTTCTAgtcatgccttttctttttccactccaCTCCCAAGggttgtgcgtgtgtgtgtgcatgtgtgagtgtgtgtgtgactaaCTGCGTTCTTCATTGCAGAACAAAAGCCAAGATGAAAGTCCCCCTACTTCTGGCTCTTCTATTTGGGGCAGTTTCAACTCTCCATCTGAGTAAGTCTCCTTGGACTTTAGTCTCTCTTTCTTCACTTTGCTCCTTTCTAGAGTAGATGGGGTCAGAGCTACAGAGCCGCCTCCTTCGGCAGCCCTCCCCTACATCAGGATCTTTGCACacccagaggagcagagaggctCTAGAACCAGGAGTTGAAGGGACTCCCCAGGGCAACTGTGTCTGCACTCTCGGTTCCACCGTGACATTCTCGATTTTGTCCTTTCTGCATAATACCAATGATGAATATAATAATAGCTTCCTTCTATTTTGAGCTCACTGAGTGTGTCATGCTAAACATTTCCTATGCATTATCTCTTTTAAACATCATAGCATCCCCATGAGGTATGTACTATCGTGTACCCatatcacaaatgaaaaaataaagctaatagGTGATGGAACTAGTACCCAAACCCACAGCTGCCTGAATCTAAGTCCTTGCTCTTAACAACATGGGCTCTTATGGGAGGTTAGGGGGTCTCCTCCTGTTGGCTCCATTCCAGgttcctctcttttgttttgtcATTAACAATCTTTATTTACCCAGTGTCTAAACAATATCTTTTTGCTTATATAGTTGCTTAGATAGAGCCcacattttttttactatgttatgttagtcaccatacagtacatcactagtttttgaggtagtgatgCACGACTCATTGtttggtataacacccagtgctccatgcagtacgtgccctccttaatacccatcaccgggctaacccatctcccccaccccctcccctctgaaaccctcagtttgtttccccgagtccaaagtctctcatggttcacctccccctccgatttcccccccttcatttttccctgccttctcctaatgtcctccacgctattccttatgttccgcaagtaagtgaaaccatatgataattgactttctctgcttgacttatttcacttagcataatctcctccagtcccatccatgttgatgtaaaagttgggtattcatcctttctgatggctgaataatattccattgtatatatggaccacatgttccttatccattcatctgttgaagggcatctcggctctttccacagtttggctactgcggacTTTTATTATTACTGacatgaacattggggtgcatatggcccttcttttcactacatctgtgtctttggggtaaataccgagtagtgcaatagtagctctatttttaattttttgaggaacctctcgGTTGCCCAAGTCAAGGTGGACGCTGTCCATGGTTCTGGGGAGAAACAGGGGTAGATGTGAAGAAGGGACGCTTGGCCTTTCTCCCTGCCAGGGACTGTAACGTCTAACTCTGAGAGATTCTTAGCAGATGAGGCTGTGCCTCAGGATGGGGAGATGCCAGAAAATGAGGCAAAGGAGGCCCCTACGGGGGAGCTGACGctgctggaggaagaggaggaggggtaCTCGGGAAGTGAAGATGCCCCTGAGGAGGAGAGGGCTGTAGACTCTGCCTCAGCCCTGGGTGAGGAGGACGAGGACTTTCAGTGCCCTAAAGAAGAGGACACAGTGAAACTGGAGAACAGCCCTGGGTGCAAGAACTGTCGCCGCTTCCTCGTAGTGAGGAGCGCCAGGAGTTTTTCTCAAGCTCAGGTCAGTGGTCTGGGGCTGAGgctgaggcctggggtgggggtggggacagatgTCTCCAGCCTCTGCATCACTATTTGCCTCACTGGAGAGCCTGGGGGTGTCAGCAGGGGCTGGGGCGCACCCAGGTGTCAGggtcagaagggagtggcatgtgGAAACAGATCTCCAGCCTTCAAATGGCTGTGGAGGTGGGCATGGGGGTGGAGAAGATGAAGTTTGGAGATTTAGAGACCCAAGACTAAGGTCACATGAATTCCTTTGAGGGGGGCACTCCATTCTTCCTCTCTTACCCTGCCCTGCAGTTGATTTGCCAGAGGTGCTACCGGGGCAACCTCATCTCCATCCACAGCTTCTACTTCAATCGCCGGATCCAGTGCTCAGTCAGCGGGCTCAACCAGGGCCAAGTCTGGATCGGAGGCAGCATCAGAGGCTGGGTAAGAGGGGTCCCAGCTCTAAGTGGAAAGCTCTCCTGGACCCCAGGCAGGGCTCACCTTGCTGCAGCTCTGTCTGTGCTTCCCCTCTGATCCTCCGAAGAACTGGGGACAGACGGACAACTGGGGCGAGATACCCAGGAGGCTGCCTAGGCACTGGGAGGAGCCAAGGATTCAGAGTGAGGAGGTTTGGGGCCAAGTTTTGCTCAGCTTCTGACTGTCTGTCTGTATGACTTGGGTGGGACCATGAGCCTGTTTCTGCATCTCTAGGACGGGGTTGCAACTCCTGCTTACCTCTTGTTCGGGCCAGAAGGATGAGCGTGTCACTGCCATGCACAGAATGTGATGGTGATGATCACTGTGGATCAGCACTGCAGTTGACCAGGACAGTGTCCATCACGACCCAGTGGTCAAGGGCAAATGCCGGGTGGGACAGTTCCAGCTCTGCCTTTCTGCTCTCCCTTCGCCCCCGCCCACctcttctcctcctgcctcctctagGGACCCTGGAAACGCTTTCGCTGGGTTGACCGCAGTTCCTGGAACTTTACATACTGGGCTGCTGGCCAGCCCCAGGCCAGGGGTGGCAGCTGTGTGGCCCTGTGTACCCGAGgtgaggtgggagtggggacGAGGGACGGGAAGAccgagggcggggtggggggcggtgggggggtagGAGGGGCTCACAGAAGAGGTGCTGGGAGGGGCCGTTGCCTCCAGGGGAGGGGCCCGTGCCtccaggggaggggcctgctgagTCTTGAGACTCCCTCTCcgtggaggcaggggtggggtggggtggtgggggaggccctGTTGGGGTTAAGTCCGGGGAAACCAGAGGCTGAAGGTCCCTTCCTGTTCTGCTTTCACAGGAGGTCGCTGGCGTCGAACTCGCTGCCGCAGGCGCCTCCCCTTCATCTGTTCCTACTGAGCTGGACCCAGCCAGGAGTCCAGAGCCGCCCCTCTGGGGTagctgcctctcctcccctgcctgctgcccctgcttccAGCCCCCAGCAATAAAACTGCTTTCCTGAAACTGACTTCTTTTTCCTCTGGTCATTGATTCTCTCTGCTTAGCCCCACCCATGAACTTTCTGCCCAGCAATGaccgccccctccccacgccGCGGTCTCTCATAACAAGGAGGCTGGAGCACAGGGTGGGGTCCGTGGGGCCTTCCTGAAGATGGAAGAATGGGCTCAGGTAGCTCTTTTCACACGACACCCAGTTCCTGGCACCTGATTAGCAGGAGCTCTCAGGACCCCACCTGTTTCTTCATTCTGGGTGGGCTCTCGAAGTCCGGGGCTTGCATCTCCACACCCAAGGgccttttctccttcccacagAGTGTGGCCGCCTTAACTGCCAGGAAATTAACATGTCCCTGGGAACAGTCCACAACGCGGACCAGGAGTCTGAGTGCCCCGGTCCCTTGCCCTGCAAGTGGACTAATTCTAAGGCACGTATTGGGTACTGTTTCCCAGGGCTTCCCAGGGGGCTCAACTTCCAGGTATCCCCTGAGGCAGCTGGCTTTGCACCACACATGTTATTGGCTGTCTTCCGTTATCCATCTGAATTCTCCTCTTCCTTACAAGTGTCCCTGCACCTCCCAAATAAGCTACTTGCcctcaaatccttgtctcagggccTGTTTCTGGGGAAACCCAATAGAAGACAGCATGTTCAACTCTCTGTAAGACCTGGGAATACAAGACCCAGCTTCTGGCCATTCGGGAACATACTGTTGTTTAAAATAGAAGCACAACAACATCTACTAATTGTTACTGCTTATTGCACACCCACAAAGTACCCCCAGCTGAGGCAGGCACCTTGCAAAGGTGACCTTGTGTGATCGATAATTATGACCTCATTGTACAAaaccaggctcagagaagttatgGCCCTTGCAAAGACTGGCCCAAGGCAGAACCTCTAAATGCGGCCAATGTTGTGACTCGGCCATCTGTTCCAGAGCGTCTTCTTTCAACCATTAGGGTCCTGTGGCTGGTAGCACTGACTGCTTCCAGGACAGGGTCACCTAGGGATGGAGCACTGTGGAGAGGCAGGACACATTCCTGACCCTTGGGTTCATCTTGGGACGTAGGACTCCAACCCAGTGGGACAGGAGGGAGTCCCAGtcagaggtggggaaggaaggcaTTCCGAATCCTCACTCCACCAAGGAGGTGAGCAGAAAATAAGGTGTCAATGCCCTAAAGCGCCTTTTCCTCCTGGACTCCTCAAATACATAGGGCTCTAGAATCCCAGAGGAAAATTAAGAACCTGAATTTTTTGAGCATTGCCCAGACTGGGGAAGCCGCTTACTCAAAGCTGCACAGTTCAGATTGAAGCCCATTATAACTGCTGTTCTATGACAATCTGCTGACTTCAAAGACAGTGGAATTCTGGAACGTTCTTCCAGGTTCAGCCTTGGGCTGCGTGCTGGGGAGGATGCCGCTTAAGTAGAACTTTCACTCCTTGTCCTCATAGACTATATTCTGCTGTGGGAAGGCATGGCTTCCCTTTATTCCAATATACATAATAAAGAGTAACACTATTACCCATTGATTAAGCATTTACTAGGTGCCAGGCTTTATGCTAAGTGGTAAGTGGACTTGGTCTTGGTCCTCATTGATCTCTTCTGTTGGGGCTGTGTGTTGTGACAGAAGTGGGCCTTCCAGTCCATGGAGATCCCCTGTGGGGGATTCATGTCAAGGAGCCATGAAAGAGGCATTTGGGTGCCTGGAAACATTCTGGGTCTTAATCTGGGCATGGCTCCAAGGGTACATTCACTCTGTGAAAATTCCCTGAGCAGCCCACCCTCCAGTACACTTTATAGGATGCATGTTATATGTCCACAAGAAAAGtcatacaaaagtaaaaaatgaaataagaggaCTGGCCTTGCATCCCCAAGTGTGTGGGTTTGTGTGTCATTTTTTCATCTCCAACAAAATGCTAACTAAGCTCTGTGAAGCTAACGTGCATTTTTGGGACAGAATCCCTGGAGTTCGTTACACTCTGCAAAGCACAGAGCAGGAGCT
Above is a genomic segment from Halichoerus grypus chromosome 11, mHalGry1.hap1.1, whole genome shotgun sequence containing:
- the PRG2 gene encoding bone marrow proteoglycan isoform X3, producing the protein MKVPLLLALLFGAVSTLHLNEAVPQDGEMPENEAKEAPTGELTLLEEEEEGYSGSEDAPEEERAVDSASALGEEDEDFQCPKEEDTVKLENSPGCKNCRRFLVVRSARSFSQAQLICQRCYRGNLISIHSFYFNRRIQCSVSGLNQGQVWIGGSIRGWGPWKRFRWVDRSSWNFTYWAAGQPQARGGSCVALCTRGGRWRRTRCRRRLPFICSY
- the PRG2 gene encoding bone marrow proteoglycan isoform X1, which translates into the protein MKVPLLLALLFGAVSTLHLRTVTSNSERFLADEAVPQDGEMPENEAKEAPTGELTLLEEEEEGYSGSEDAPEEERAVDSASALGEEDEDFQCPKEEDTVKLENSPGCKNCRRFLVVRSARSFSQAQLICQRCYRGNLISIHSFYFNRRIQCSVSGLNQGQVWIGGSIRGWGPWKRFRWVDRSSWNFTYWAAGQPQARGGSCVALCTRGGRWRRTRCRRRLPFICSY
- the PRG2 gene encoding bone marrow proteoglycan isoform X2, giving the protein MKVPLLLALLFGAVSTLHLTDEAVPQDGEMPENEAKEAPTGELTLLEEEEEGYSGSEDAPEEERAVDSASALGEEDEDFQCPKEEDTVKLENSPGCKNCRRFLVVRSARSFSQAQLICQRCYRGNLISIHSFYFNRRIQCSVSGLNQGQVWIGGSIRGWGPWKRFRWVDRSSWNFTYWAAGQPQARGGSCVALCTRGGRWRRTRCRRRLPFICSY